In Cicer arietinum cultivar CDC Frontier isolate Library 1 chromosome 1, Cicar.CDCFrontier_v2.0, whole genome shotgun sequence, one DNA window encodes the following:
- the LOC101499419 gene encoding protein LIGHT-DEPENDENT SHORT HYPOCOTYLS 10-like: MSSSGKEIVEGGSTSPITLSRYESQKRRDWNTFGQYLNNQRPPIPLSHCNCNHVLEFLRYLDQFGKTKVHLQGCMFFGQPEPPAPCTCPLRQAWGSLDALIGRLRAAYEENGGSQETNPFASSAIRVYLREVRECQAKARGIPYKKKKKSTSKGHDESTSSTMHFS; the protein is encoded by the coding sequence ATGTCTTCAAGTGGGAAGGAAATAGTAGAAGGAGGATCAACCTCACCAATCACACTTAGCCGCTATGAGTCTCAAAAGAGAAGAGATTGGAACACTTTTGGACAATACTTAAACAACCAAAGACCTCCAATTCCACTTTCTCATTGTAATTGCAACCATGTGTTGGAATTTCTTAGGTATTTAGACcaatttggaaaaacaaaagTTCATTTACAAGGTTGCATGTTTTTTGGACAGCCAGAACCACCAGCACCTTGTACATGTCCCCTTAGACAAGCTTGGGGAAGCCTTGATGCCCTTATAGGGAGGTTAAGGGCTGCTTATGAAGAAAATGGTGGATCTCAAGAGACTAATCCTTTTGCAAGTAGTGCTATTCGTGTTTACCTTAGAGAGGTTAGGGAGTGTCAAGCTAAGGCTAGAGGTATCCCttacaagaagaaaaagaagagcaCAAGCAAGGGACATGATGAATCAACCTCCTCCACCATGCACTTTTCTTGA
- the LOC101499726 gene encoding uncharacterized protein isoform X2 — MEDSLTGYEDGWSEEATFTLIDAWGERYVKLNRSNLRKKHWKEIAKAVNDRHNHVKKARRTNVQCKNRIDALKKKYKIEKARVSESGDYADYWPFFDVLDSLIGDTFPAKNLSPVIVPPVKVPTWTPPMKAPAWALAPVGPRSRSQKRPAPVTTTSASLESLEEEEEGEDSCFRRNLSAFAAAVAEAAESEIESSDGLINESKKLKRGINEMEFGGIEKFGEIYERVEEEKQREMVELEKQKMQSAKDLEYQSKTTKRSKNMNDPSVPSQSELNAQSTQKNVRRATLLKEFLALNRIAGQRISVEFDQSTGMPSGENKTKFKSHVAFLGRSEVSILIDEWDSVDENVKNQIWATILKIWDILNSEFLKKKWISYAGERWRAFKTCLTSRYIHGDLCNKSPLEVYDFLDEETWQAFIQKRKDPSFLDKRKKAQMVQVYNKCPHRLSRGGYELLKKRMMQEKLKQSKESSVDLVAAPPSPLSRHEMWKRARQRPSGDYTSEDTRKIAEKIDSLVEQTTQGTFVPQGRKDILTEAIGQPEHPGRVRGVGQGVGIRQYFGPHSRNSTTPVLSNEQIKTMKVELTQQIKEQLMQDLTTMGFSKLYPKVSTCSPNATVHTSTKGSCSVVTPTLEEDDIPERCELYVDNFLHVVAYGNAYKIGPTIHNQILDNDMVKVVVDEVLDANVQVPMPTDEVKTVGQAPNNFIQWPKRFIRIVSDKDVDGSKKADVSPKRSEPQLDSVQQLVLKAMNMSGSIRLDLEHDETDIFWLSQRDIIELCMGKQELCITILQLWLTYLHRLCIDVGKNDLYGFIDPYFIKSQLDPTNAQTYLQKKLFEDKRECYLAPYHNNCHWQLLIICPRKNTVVFLCSLGRKPEKDIIHIVDSALGECNKLQGIRKKPIWFVPDIFGNLKSFHDDELKNVRQCCASLILEYIQTIENA, encoded by the exons ATGGAAGACTCACTCACCGGTTACGAAGACGGCTGGTCAGAGGAAGCCACATTCACACTCATCGACGCCTGGGGCGAACGCTACGTGAAGCTCAACCGCAGCAACCTCCGTAAGAAGCACTGGAAGGAAATTGCAAAAGCCGTCAACGACCGTCACAACCACGTTAAGAAGGCGCGACGCACTAACGTTCAGTGTAAAAACCGAATCGACGCGCTCAAAAAGAAGTACAAGATCGAGAAAGCTAGGGTTTCTGAATCCGGCGATTACGCCGATTACTGGCCGTTTTTCGATGTACTTGATTCCCTAATTGGAGATACTTTCCCGGCAAAGAATCTCTCACCGGTAATTGTACCTCCCGTAAAGGTTCCGACATGGACACCTCCTATGAAGGCTCCGGCATGGGCATTAGCACCGGTTGGTCCTCGATCTCGCAGTCAGAAACGACCGGCTCCAGTGACAACTACATCGGCATCGTTGGAGAGCTTGGAGGAAGAGGAGGAGGGAGAGGACTCGTGTTTTCGACGGAATTTATCTGCCTTTGCTGCGGCGGTTGCTGAAGCAGCGGAGTCAGAGATTGAGAGTTCAGATGGTTTGATCAATGAAAGCAAGAAGTTGAAGAGGGGAATAAATGAAATGGAGTTTGGTGGTATAGAGAAGTTTGGTGAGATATATGAGAGAGTTGAGGAAGAGAAGCAGAGAGAAATGGTGGAGTTGGAGAAACAGAAGATGCAATCTGCAAAGGATTTGGAATATCAGAGCAAAACAACTAAACGTTCCAA AAACATGAATGATCCATCAGTTCCTTCACAAAGCGAGTTGAATGCTCAGTCTACCCAAAAAAACGTTAGACGTGCCACATTGTTGAAAGAGTTCTTAGCACTAAATCGTATTGCTGGACAGAGGATATCTGTCGAATTTGATCAATCGACTGGAATGCCGTCAGGGGAAAACAAGACAAAGTTCAAGAGTCATGTGGCTTTCCTAGGTCGAAGCGAAGTAAGTATTTTGATAGATGAATGGGATTCTGTAGATGAGAACGTGAAGAATCAGATTTGGGCAACTATCCTG AAAATATGGGATATTCTTAATTCTGAGTTCTTGAAAAAGAAATGGATTTCATACGCTGGTGAGCGTTGGAGGGCATTTAAGACTTGTCTGACTAGTAGATATATACATGGAGATCTTTGTAACAAATCTCCTCTTGAGGTCTATGATTTTCTTGATGAGGAAACATGGCAAGCATTTATTCAGAAGCGAAAAGACCCTTCCTTTCTG GATAAAAGAAAGAAGGCACAAATGGTTCAGGTTTATAATAAATGTCCCCACAGATTGTCTCGTGGGGGATATGAGTTGCTTAAGAAGAGGATGATGCAAGAGAAATTAAAACAAAGCAAAGAATCGTCGGTAGATTTAGTTGCTGCACCTCCATCTCCACTATCACGCCATGAAATGTGGAAGAGAGCCCGACAAAGGCCGTCAGGTGATTACACATCAGAGGATACACGCAAAATTGCTGAGAAAATT GATTCTTTGGTTGAACAAACAACTCAAGGAACCTTTGTTCCACAAGGGCGTAAAGATATCTTGACGGAAGCCATTGGACAACCTGAGCACCCTGGTCGTGTTCGTGGTGTTGGTCAAGGTGTGGGCATTCGACAATACTTTGGACCACATTCACGTAACTCCACCACACCTGTTCTTAGTAATGAACAAATAAAGACCATGAAAGTTGAGCTCACTCAGCAGATTAAAGAGCAATTGATGCAAGACCTGACAACTATGGGTTTTTCTAAGCTATACCCAAAAGTTTCCACTTGTTCTCCTAATGCTACTGTACATACGAGCACAAAGGGTAGTTGTTCTGTTGTGACGCCTACATTAGAGGAGGATGATATCCCAGAACGGTGTGAACTGTATGTTGATAATTTTCTTCATGTGGTTGCCTATGGTAATGCATACAAGATAGGGCCCACCATACATAATCAAATCCTTGATAATGATATGGTGAAGGTGGTGGTTGATGAGGTTCTAGATGCAAATGTTCAAGTACCTATGCCCACTGACGAGGTAAAAACTGTTGGGCAGGCCCCCAACAATTTCATTCAATGGCCAAAAAGATTTATCCGGATTGTTTCTGATAAG GATGTTGATGGATCTAAGAAAGCTGACGTTTCACCCAAAAGGTCGGAACCTCAATTAGATTCTGTTCAacaattggttttaaaagcgATGAATATGTCAGGATCTATAAGGCTTGATTTGGAACACGATGAGACCGATATTTTTTGGCTTTCACAgagagatattatagagttatgTATGGGTAAACAAGAGTTATGCATAACTATTCTACAATTGTGGTTGAC GTATCTACATCGCCTTTGTATTGATGTGGGCAAGAATGACCTGTATGGATTCATTGATCCATATTTCATAAAGAGTCAACTTGATCCAACTAATGCTCAAACATACTTACAGAAAAAGTTATTCGAGGATAAAAGAGAGTGCTATTTAGCACCTTATCACAACAA TTGTCATTGGCAATTGCTCATTATTTGTCCTAGGAAGAATACTGTAGTCTTCCTCTGTTCGTTAGGAAGAAAACCGGAAAAAGATATCATTCATATTGTTGATTC aGCTTTGGGTGAATGTAATAAGCTGCAAGGTATTAGAAAGAAGCCAATATGGTTTGTCCCTGAT ATATTTGGAAATTTGAAGTCATTTCATGACGATGAACTTAAAAACGTCAGACAATGCTGTGCAAGTTTGATTCTTGAGTATATTCAAACAATTGAAAATGCTTGA
- the LOC101499726 gene encoding uncharacterized protein isoform X1, with protein MEDSLTGYEDGWSEEATFTLIDAWGERYVKLNRSNLRKKHWKEIAKAVNDRHNHVKKARRTNVQCKNRIDALKKKYKIEKARVSESGDYADYWPFFDVLDSLIGDTFPAKNLSPVIVPPVKVPTWTPPMKAPAWALAPVGPRSRSQKRPAPVTTTSASLESLEEEEEGEDSCFRRNLSAFAAAVAEAAESEIESSDGLINESKKLKRGINEMEFGGIEKFGEIYERVEEEKQREMVELEKQKMQSAKDLEYQSKTTKRSKNMNDPSVPSQSELNAQSTQKNVRRATLLKEFLALNRIAGQRISVEFDQSTGMPSGENKTKFKSHVAFLGRSEVSILIDEWDSVDENVKNQIWATILKIWDILNSEFLKKKWISYAGERWRAFKTCLTSRYIHGDLCNKSPLEVYDFLDEETWQAFIQKRKDPSFLDKRKKAQMVQVYNKCPHRLSRGGYELLKKRMMQEKLKQSKESSVDLVAAPPSPLSRHEMWKRARQRPSGDYTSEDTRKIAEKIDSLVEQTTQGTFVPQGRKDILTEAIGQPEHPGRVRGVGQGVGIRQYFGPHSRNSTTPVLSNEQIKTMKVELTQQIKEQLMQDLTTMGFSKLYPKVSTCSPNATVHTSTKGSCSVVTPTLEEDDIPERCELYVDNFLHVVAYGNAYKIGPTIHNQILDNDMVKVVVDEVLDANVQVPMPTDEVKTVGQAPNNFIQWPKRFIRIVSDKDVDGSKKADVSPKRSEPQLDSVQQLVLKAMNMSGSIRLDLEHDETDIFWLSQRDIIELCMGKQELCITILQLWLTYLHRLCIDVGKNDLYGFIDPYFIKSQLDPTNAQTYLQKKLFEDKRECYLAPYHNNCHWQLLIICPRKNTVVFLCSLGRKPEKDIIHIVDSALGECNKLQGIRKKPIWFVPDCQRQSETYECGYYIMIHMLNIVSAGIVDSWLRIFGNLKSFHDDELKNVRQCCASLILEYIQTIENA; from the exons ATGGAAGACTCACTCACCGGTTACGAAGACGGCTGGTCAGAGGAAGCCACATTCACACTCATCGACGCCTGGGGCGAACGCTACGTGAAGCTCAACCGCAGCAACCTCCGTAAGAAGCACTGGAAGGAAATTGCAAAAGCCGTCAACGACCGTCACAACCACGTTAAGAAGGCGCGACGCACTAACGTTCAGTGTAAAAACCGAATCGACGCGCTCAAAAAGAAGTACAAGATCGAGAAAGCTAGGGTTTCTGAATCCGGCGATTACGCCGATTACTGGCCGTTTTTCGATGTACTTGATTCCCTAATTGGAGATACTTTCCCGGCAAAGAATCTCTCACCGGTAATTGTACCTCCCGTAAAGGTTCCGACATGGACACCTCCTATGAAGGCTCCGGCATGGGCATTAGCACCGGTTGGTCCTCGATCTCGCAGTCAGAAACGACCGGCTCCAGTGACAACTACATCGGCATCGTTGGAGAGCTTGGAGGAAGAGGAGGAGGGAGAGGACTCGTGTTTTCGACGGAATTTATCTGCCTTTGCTGCGGCGGTTGCTGAAGCAGCGGAGTCAGAGATTGAGAGTTCAGATGGTTTGATCAATGAAAGCAAGAAGTTGAAGAGGGGAATAAATGAAATGGAGTTTGGTGGTATAGAGAAGTTTGGTGAGATATATGAGAGAGTTGAGGAAGAGAAGCAGAGAGAAATGGTGGAGTTGGAGAAACAGAAGATGCAATCTGCAAAGGATTTGGAATATCAGAGCAAAACAACTAAACGTTCCAA AAACATGAATGATCCATCAGTTCCTTCACAAAGCGAGTTGAATGCTCAGTCTACCCAAAAAAACGTTAGACGTGCCACATTGTTGAAAGAGTTCTTAGCACTAAATCGTATTGCTGGACAGAGGATATCTGTCGAATTTGATCAATCGACTGGAATGCCGTCAGGGGAAAACAAGACAAAGTTCAAGAGTCATGTGGCTTTCCTAGGTCGAAGCGAAGTAAGTATTTTGATAGATGAATGGGATTCTGTAGATGAGAACGTGAAGAATCAGATTTGGGCAACTATCCTG AAAATATGGGATATTCTTAATTCTGAGTTCTTGAAAAAGAAATGGATTTCATACGCTGGTGAGCGTTGGAGGGCATTTAAGACTTGTCTGACTAGTAGATATATACATGGAGATCTTTGTAACAAATCTCCTCTTGAGGTCTATGATTTTCTTGATGAGGAAACATGGCAAGCATTTATTCAGAAGCGAAAAGACCCTTCCTTTCTG GATAAAAGAAAGAAGGCACAAATGGTTCAGGTTTATAATAAATGTCCCCACAGATTGTCTCGTGGGGGATATGAGTTGCTTAAGAAGAGGATGATGCAAGAGAAATTAAAACAAAGCAAAGAATCGTCGGTAGATTTAGTTGCTGCACCTCCATCTCCACTATCACGCCATGAAATGTGGAAGAGAGCCCGACAAAGGCCGTCAGGTGATTACACATCAGAGGATACACGCAAAATTGCTGAGAAAATT GATTCTTTGGTTGAACAAACAACTCAAGGAACCTTTGTTCCACAAGGGCGTAAAGATATCTTGACGGAAGCCATTGGACAACCTGAGCACCCTGGTCGTGTTCGTGGTGTTGGTCAAGGTGTGGGCATTCGACAATACTTTGGACCACATTCACGTAACTCCACCACACCTGTTCTTAGTAATGAACAAATAAAGACCATGAAAGTTGAGCTCACTCAGCAGATTAAAGAGCAATTGATGCAAGACCTGACAACTATGGGTTTTTCTAAGCTATACCCAAAAGTTTCCACTTGTTCTCCTAATGCTACTGTACATACGAGCACAAAGGGTAGTTGTTCTGTTGTGACGCCTACATTAGAGGAGGATGATATCCCAGAACGGTGTGAACTGTATGTTGATAATTTTCTTCATGTGGTTGCCTATGGTAATGCATACAAGATAGGGCCCACCATACATAATCAAATCCTTGATAATGATATGGTGAAGGTGGTGGTTGATGAGGTTCTAGATGCAAATGTTCAAGTACCTATGCCCACTGACGAGGTAAAAACTGTTGGGCAGGCCCCCAACAATTTCATTCAATGGCCAAAAAGATTTATCCGGATTGTTTCTGATAAG GATGTTGATGGATCTAAGAAAGCTGACGTTTCACCCAAAAGGTCGGAACCTCAATTAGATTCTGTTCAacaattggttttaaaagcgATGAATATGTCAGGATCTATAAGGCTTGATTTGGAACACGATGAGACCGATATTTTTTGGCTTTCACAgagagatattatagagttatgTATGGGTAAACAAGAGTTATGCATAACTATTCTACAATTGTGGTTGAC GTATCTACATCGCCTTTGTATTGATGTGGGCAAGAATGACCTGTATGGATTCATTGATCCATATTTCATAAAGAGTCAACTTGATCCAACTAATGCTCAAACATACTTACAGAAAAAGTTATTCGAGGATAAAAGAGAGTGCTATTTAGCACCTTATCACAACAA TTGTCATTGGCAATTGCTCATTATTTGTCCTAGGAAGAATACTGTAGTCTTCCTCTGTTCGTTAGGAAGAAAACCGGAAAAAGATATCATTCATATTGTTGATTC aGCTTTGGGTGAATGTAATAAGCTGCAAGGTATTAGAAAGAAGCCAATATGGTTTGTCCCTGAT TGCCAAAGACAATCAGAGACTTATGAGTGTGGTTACTATATTATGATACATATGTTAAATATTGTATCAGCCGGTATTGTTGATTCATGGTTGCGG ATATTTGGAAATTTGAAGTCATTTCATGACGATGAACTTAAAAACGTCAGACAATGCTGTGCAAGTTTGATTCTTGAGTATATTCAAACAATTGAAAATGCTTGA